The following coding sequences lie in one Yamadazyma tenuis chromosome 3, complete sequence genomic window:
- the plr1_3 gene encoding pyridoxal reductase Plr1 (COG:C; EggNog:ENOG503NWNE), whose protein sequence is MEPVPITTKGFGTMSLTGTATPQPLDKSVATLKHVKDTYGVKFLDCGEFYQFNPEFHNLKLAKIFCEQEQDKDIVICVKGAFKVPSMVPDASPENLNKCIDETISYFKDLKVKPKIIYEAARVDKNYTVEDVTSRIYERVKAGDIDGVALSEVSAESIKKAASVAPISAIEVEFSLFSEDILKNGVLAEASKHQIPILAYSPVGRGLLTNYAAEHPDYLSTLSEHDFKRTYDWFQPGNFEKNKGRLTALYNFAKSKNLTLERLALSYLESLSGLENFLGIPKVTKIIPIPSGSTPEKVDRNYKGLVKLSREDVVAVNKILEEHPVYGVRYNAHASALLNG, encoded by the coding sequence atggAACCAGTCCCAATTACCACCAAAGGCTTCGGTACAATGAGTTTGACCGGCACTGCAACTCCCCAGCCTCTTGACAAGTCTGTTGCAACTTTAAAGCACGTCAAAGACACATATGGTGTTAAGTTCTTAGACTGCGGTGAATTCTACCAATTTAACCCCGAGTTTcacaacttgaaattggcaAAAATATTTTGTGAACAAGAGCAAGACAAAGACATTGTAATCTGTGTCAAAGGAGCTTTCAAGGTGCCTAGCATGGTTCCAGACGCATCACCTGAAAACCTCAACAAGTGTATTGATGAAACCATTTCTTActtcaaggacttgaaggtcAAGCCCAAGATCATCTATGAAGCTGCTCGTGTAGACAAAAACTACACTGTTGAAGATGTAACTTCTCGAATCTATGAGAGAGTCAAGGCTGGTGACATTGATGGTGTCGCGTTGAGTGAAGTAAGTGCAGAATCCATCAAAAAAGCTGCTTCGGTGGCCCCCATTTCTGCTATCGAGGTGGAATTCTCGTTGTTTCTGGAAGATATTCTTAAGAACGGAGTTTTAGCAGAAGCTTCCAAACACCAGATTCCAATTCTCGCCTATTCTCCAGTGGGAAGAGGCTTGTTGACTAACTATGCTGCAGAACACCCCGATTACCTTAGTACCCTTCTGGAGCATGACTTTAAAAGAACTTATGATTGGTTCCAACCCGGAAACTTCGAGAAGAATAAGGGTCGTTTGACTGCTTTGTACAATTTTGCAAAGTCAAAGAACCTAACTTTGGAAAGATTGGCTTTGAGCTATCTTGAAAGTTTGTCTGGCCttgaaaacttcttgggtaTTCCCAAGGTCACCAAGATCATTCCTATTCCTTCTGGGTCAACTCCTGAGAAAGTGGACAGAAACTACAAGGGACTTGTGAAGTTGTCCAGAGAAGATGTAGTCGCCGTCAATAAGATTCTTGAGGAGCACCCAGTGTATGGAGTCCGGTACAATGCCCATGCCAGCGCCCTTTTAAATGGTTGA
- the CHA1 gene encoding catabolic L-serine/threonine dehydratase (COG:E; EggNog:ENOG503NZW4) — protein MRLPQIKTSIVEATDSLNAPCRVFFKKENEQPSGSFKLRGIGYLIASALENAIHTNKTLHVFSSSGGNAGLAAAHSSKHFGVKCTVVVPASVSPAVVELLKTYGAEVVIHGNHWGEADAYLSDVIIASLDTNVSPVYCHPFDDPLLWKGHASMISEIEAQLSEDDLRKVKGVICSFGGGGLMAGVVEGLKASNHLQKVPVLAVEGSGAASFDAAINKGEVVRLASVNPLATSLASPYACQKSVDLYNSYPVLNCVIDELDTVEGTVFFYDTFAEVVEPACGAAISMVSKNIKELERFAVSPDDIIIVIVCGGLVTRESDIPSYRHMLQA, from the coding sequence ATGCGCTTACCACAGATAAAGACACTGATAGTGGAGGCCACGGACCTGCTCAATGCTCCCTGTCGcgtgttcttcaagaaggagAACGAGCAGCCCAGTGGCAGCTTCAAATTACGGGGGATCGGGTATTTGATTGCATCGGCCCTCGAAAATGCCATACACACCAATAAGACTCTTCATGTGTTTTCCTCCTCAGGAGGCAATGCCGGACTTGCGGCTGCCCACAGCAGCAAGCACTTTGGCGTGAAGTGCACGGTGGTGGTTCCCGCATCGGTAAGCCcggcggtggtggagttgcTAAAGACTTATGGTGCTGAAGTGGTTATCCATGGGAACCACTGGGGAGAAGCAGATGCGTACTTGAGCGATGTGATCATCGCTAGCTTGGACACCAACGTGTCTCCCGTGTACTGCCATCCGTTTGATGACCCGCTTTTGTGGAAAGGGCATGCGTCGATGATTTCGGAGATTGAAGCTCAGTTGAGCGAGGACGACTTGAGGAAGGTGAAGGGGGTAATTTGCAGTTTCGGCGGTGGGGGTTTGATGGCGGGGGTCGTGGAAGGCTTGAAGGCCTCCAACCACCTTCAGAAGGTGCCGGTATTGGCAGTTGAGGGTTCGGGTGCTGCTAGTTTTGATGCGGCCATAAACAAGGGAGAGGTTGTAAGGCTCGCTTCGGTCAACCCTTTGGCCACGTCGTTGGCCTCACCTTATGCGTGTCAGAAGTCAGTGGACTTGTACAACCTGTATCCTGTGTTGAACTGTGTGattgatgagcttgataCGGTGGAGGGAACGGTGTTTTTCTATGATACTTTTGCAGAGGTGGTGGAACCGGCTTGTGGTGCTGCCATCTCGATGGTTTCGAAGAAcatcaaggagttggagcGTTTTGCGGTTCTGCCCGATgacatcatcatcgttaTTGTGTGTGGGGGGTTGGTGACGAGGGAGAGTGATATTCCATCTTATAGACACATGCTCCAGGCATAG
- a CDS encoding uncharacterized protein (EggNog:ENOG503NVEH; COG:Q) yields the protein MSNDLYKLQRRSLTPFLSKRVPPIPSEEERTVYPESKANIVSQMFFGWLIPLFNVGYKRTLQPEDMYSLTENTKVEYLAGQFNTFFNHYLPIAKEQHIANKCKDRGETVSTSSVDPDDDLEDFKVPRMMVLWCLFLTCKWTYLGAIVFVTLSGLAQCLTPLLTKALIKYVEMKTLGLEHNTGRGVGLAIGAVIMVMFAALTVNQGFYRGMMTGAQLKGVLGKVMLEKSFRLNPQSRHQFPASKITSMMSTDTARIDFAATFQPFLITFPISLACILVVLIVNLGASALMGLAVLVLFLVGIGGVSKKMFAVRKQATVFTDQRVNYIKEVLNNLKIIKFYSWEEAYFKIISDVRTKEMDRLYIMQVLRNIVITFSLTLSTFASIAAFLVLYSTGSSKSNPANIFSSISLFNVFSTVVFMVPMALSSLMDALVGIDRIGNFLNATEVAADEGRAVLSPEAAEKMNENGLALRLSKASFEWEKFDDFEEEDEKTKKKRLKQEKKDEKKRKKMLKKGLKVEVSKEELSDVAEKTPDSDTASFDNETFPGLNDLDFVLKKGEFVVVTGLIGSGKSSLLNAVAGFMKKSAGTVDINGSLTFCGQPWIQNTSVKENILFGAELDEKKYKDVIYACSLESDLEILPAGDRTEIGERGITLSGGQKARINLARSVYADNDIILLDDVLSAVDARVGKHIMENCILGLLKDKTRILATHQLSLIGAADRIIFLNGDGSVSIGTGQELERTNPGYTKLMTFNTQKDDSEEEYESDDDSEVEEEERRNIQRQLTRTTTGKSKISVIDEEAIHKDYNQDQFVSGKLAEDEEQSVNSIGFQVYKRYVKMGQGIFKHYSILLVIFSFLTVATFCNLFTNTWLSFWSEKKFTGKSNGLYIGIYVMFGILTFIFTLIAFIGVGYMTNRASRELNILAIEKVLYSPMSFLDTTPMGRIINRFTKDTDVLDNEISDQLRFSSFLLWTVFGVLILCIIYLPWFAIAVPPLFLMVYLIAEYYQSSAREIKRIEAVQRSFVYNNFNETLVGRETISAYNSERRFLDKNDYYTDRMNEAYYLTIASQRWIGINLETIICILPLIITLLSVFRVFNLTAASVGLLVSYVITIAGQVSFVVRSYTQVENGMNSTERLCDFAFDLEQEAAFEIPETKPDPTWPQQGQIEFTNVSMAYREGLPLVLKHLDATIKPQEKIGICGRTGAGKSSLVTALYRMSELNAGLITIDGVDISKIGLKDLRTKLSIIPQDPVLFRGTIRKNLDPFEQSSDEKLWDALRKSGLIEADRLDAIIRQQKGDENLFKFHLDQPVEDEGTNFSLGERQLISLARALVRDSKILILDEATSSVDYETDSKIQETIVREFSQCTILCIAHRLRTIVNYDKILVLDKGEVKEFDSPWNLYNQQDSIFQQMCFKSKIEAEDFTRR from the coding sequence ATGTCGAACGACCTTTACAAGCTTCAGAGGAGATCCTTGACGCCTTTCCTCTCCAAGCGGGTGCCTCCCATACCCCTGGAAGAGGAACGGACGGTCTATCCCGAGCTGAAAGCGAACATTGTTTCGCAGATGTTTTTTGGCTGGTTGATACCTCTTTTTAACGTAGGTTATAAGAGGACCCTCCAGCCCGAAGACATGTACTCGCTTACCGAGAACACAAAAGTCGAATACTTGGCCGGGCAGTTCAATACTTTTTTCAATCATTATTTGCCGATTGCCAAGGAGCAACACATTGCTAATAAATGCAAGGATAGAGGAGAAACTGTGTCTACATCGTCCGTGGACCCTGACGATGATTTGGAGGACTTCAAGGTACCGAGGATGATGGTTTTGTGGTGCTTGTTCTTGACGTGCAAATGGACGTATTTGGGTgccattgtgtttgtgacCTTATCTGGTTTGGCGCAATGCTTGACACCGCTCTTAACAAAAgccttgatcaagtacGTGGAAATGAAAACATTGGGCCTCGAACACAACACCGGCCGGGGCGTGGGTCTTGCTATTGGTGCGGTGATCATGGTGATGTTTGCTGCCTTGACTGTGAATCAAGGCTTCTACAGAGGAATGATGACGGGTGCGCAATTGAAGGGAGTTTTGGGCAAAGTGATGTTGGAAAAGTCGTTCCGGTTGAACCCCCAGCTGAGACACCAGTTTCCCGCTTCGAAGATTACGTCGATGATGAGCACCGACACCGCCAGAATCGACTTTGCTGCCACTTTTCAGCCGTTCTTGATAACTTTTCCGATTTCCTTGGCTTGTATTCTCGTGGTGTTGATCGTCAACCTTGGGGCCTCGGCCTTGATGGGGCTCGCtgtgttggtgttgtttcTCGTGGGAATTGGCGGTGTTTCGAAGAAAATGTTTGCAGTTAGAAAACAGGCCACTGTGTTTACCGACCAGAGAGTCAACTACATCaaagaggtgttgaacaacttgaagatcatcaagttctacTCGTGGGAAGAGGCttacttcaagatcataTCCGACGTGAGAACTAAAGAAATGGACCGTCTTTACATCATGCAAGTGTTGAGAAACATCGTCATTACCTTCAGTTTGACATTGTCTACCTTCGCTTCTATTGCAGctttcttggtgttgtaTTCGACTGGTTCGAGCAAGAGTAATCCTGCCAACATCTTTTCTTCGATTTCCTTGTTCAATGTTTTTAGTACTGTGGTATTCATGGTTCCTATGGCCTTGAGCTCATTGATGGATGCTTTGGTGGGTATTGACAGAATTggaaacttcttgaacgCAACCGAAGTTGCTGCTGACGAAGGAAGAGCGGTTTTGTCTCCCGAAGCCGCTGAGAAAATGAATGAGAACGGGTTGGCTCTCAGGTTAAGTAAGGCCAGCTTCGAGTGGGAAaagtttgatgatttcgaggaggaagacgaaaagaccaagaaaaagagattgaagcaggaaaagaaggacGAGAAAAAGCGcaagaagatgttgaaaaaggGCTTGAAGGTTGAAGTATCCAAGGAAGAGCTCTCTGATGTAGCCGAAAAGACTCCTGACTCAGACACTGCCAGCTTTGACAACGAGACTTTCCCTGGCTTGAACGATCTTGACTTTGTCCTCAAAAAGGGTGAATTTGTGGTCGTCACGGGTCTTATCGGTTCCGGAAAATCTTCTCTTTTAAATGCTGTTGCAGGTTTCATGAAAAAGTCTGCTGGAactgttgatatcaatgGTTCCTTGACCTTCTGCGGTCAGCCTTGGATTCAGAATACTTCAGTCAAAGAAAATATCTTGTTTGGTGCCGAACTcgatgaaaagaagtacAAAGATGTAATCTATGCTTGTTCCTTGGAAAgtgacttggaaatcttaCCAGCCGGTGACAGAACtgaaattggtgaaagagGTATAACCTTGTCTGGAGGTCAAAAGGCCCGTATTAATTTGGCTCGTTCCGTTTATGCTGATAATGATATTATCTTGTTAGACGATGTTTTGTCTGCGGTAGATGCCagagttggaaaacatATCATGGAAAACTGTATTTTGGGTTTGTTAAAAGACAAAACCAGAATTTTGGCTACCCACCAGTTGTCTTTAATCGGTGCTGCTGATAGGATTATCTTTTTGAATGGGGACGGATCCGTTTCAATCGGCACTGGTCAGGAATTGGAGCGTACCAACCCAGGCTACACGAAATTGATGACTTTCAACACTCAAAAGGACGatagtgaagaagaatatgaatctgatgatgacctggaagttgaagaagaagagagacGCAACATTCAAAGGCAGCTCACAAGAACCACAACCGGTAAATCGAAAATCCTGGTGATCGACGAAGAAGCTATCCACAAAGACTACAACCAAGACCAGTTTGTCAGTGGAAAATTGGCAGAAGACGAAGAACAATCCGTCAACAGCATTGGATTCCAGGTCTATAAGAGATATGTCAAAATGGGACAGGGTATTTTTAAACATTATTCCATTCTCCTTGTTATATTCTCATTTTTGACTGTTGCTACTTTTTGCAATCTTTTCACTAACACTTGGTTGTCTTTCTGGagtgaaaaaaaattcacTGGTAAATCCAACGGCTTGTATATTGGTATCTACGTCATGTTTGGTATTTTGACATTCATCTTTACATTGATTGCCTTTATTGGTGTGGGATACATGACCAATCGTGCTTCAAGAGAGTTGAATATCTTGGCAATTGAAAAGGTCCTATATTCGCCTATGTCCTTTTTGGACACTACTCCCATGGGAAGAATTATCAATAGATTTACAAAAGATACAGACGTTTTGGATAACGAAATTTCCGATCAGTTGAGATTTTCcctgtttcttctttggactgtttttggtgttttaATTCTTTGTATCATTTATTTGCCTTGGTTTGCAATCGCTGTCCCACCCTTATTTCTCATGGTCTATTTAATCGCAGAATATTATCAATCTTCTGCCAGAGAAATCAAGAGAATCGAAGCAGTGCAAAGATCTTTTGTCtacaacaacttcaacgaaaCGTTGGTTGGAAGAGAAACCATTTCAGCCTACAATTCAGAAAGAAGAttcttggacaagaacGATTATTACACCGACAGAATGAATGAAGCTTACTATCTCACAATTGCCAGTCAACGTTGGATTGGTATCAATTTGGAAACTATTATTTGTATACTTCCATTGATTATCACCTTGTTATCAGTATTCAGAGTTTTCAATCTCACTGCTGCCTCAGTTGGTTTGCTTGTTTCTTATGTGATCACTATCGCTGGCCAAGTGTCGTTTGTTGTTAGAAGTTACACACAAGTTGAGAATGGAATGAATTCCACAGAAAGGCTTTGTGACTTTGCTTTTGACTTGGAACAAGAAGCAGCCTTTGAAATTCCAGAAACAAAGCCTGATCCAACCTGGCCTCAACAAGGTCAAATCGAATTCACCAACGTTTCGATGGCTTACAGAGAAGGCTTGCCTTTGGTATTGAAACACTTAGATGCTACCATTAAACCACAAGAGAAAATTGGAATCTGTGGTAGAACTGGGGCTGGAAAATCCTCTCTTGTTACTGCTTTGTACAGAATGTCGGAGTTGAATGCTGGTCTCATCACTATCGACGGTGTTGACATCTCCAAAATTGGATTGAAGGACTTGAGAACCAAGTTATCTATTATTCCCCAGGATCCTGTTTTGTTCAGAGGTACCATCCGTAAGAATTTGGACCCATTTGAACAAAGCTCGGATGAGAAGTTGTGGGATGCCTTAAGAAAATCCGGTTTAATTGAAGCTGATAGGTTGGATGCTATTATCAGACAGCAAAAGGGTGATGagaatttgttcaaattccACCTTGACCAGCCTGTTGAAGACGAAGGTACAAACTTCTCTTTGGGAGAACGGcaattgatttctttggctaGAGCTTTGGTCAGAGACTCCAAGATTCttattttggatgaagctacttcttctgttgattATGAAACTGATTCTAAGATCCAGGAAACCATTGTCAGAGAATTCAGCCAGTGTACCATCTTATGTATTGCTCATAGATTGAGAACCATTGTCAACTATGATAAAATCTTGGTGCTTGACAAGGGAGAAGTCAAAGAGTTTGACTCTCCTTGGAACTTGTATAACCAGCAAGACAGTATCTTCCAGCAAATGTgcttcaagtccaaaattGAAGCGGAGGACTTCACCAGAAGATAG
- a CDS encoding uncharacterized protein (COG:E; EggNog:ENOG503NZ0R) codes for MTVDQPNYSGIYSGTQITLSQVELPQKHIVYGNEFPYALQFNHPGELLDDKVEFLKDLAAKGTIEELLTKHGAVLFRGAGSGASETFSKLVTGVETSRGLKPFEQIGLAGKRHLRAENVFTANEGPQTKRFYQHNEYSRYTIFPSNIHFFCQKAPMVGGDTPIAHSAEFFQKVQERYPEVIEKLSQKKLKSSQFYPSRQGKISFKGNEFYWQDEDGFGQLIEEGDSEEEKKRKAEIMVRKLTDEFEWAEDGGLTIHQYVPCIRVHPKTNRPTLFNGLVGRFGTIKDVGAAEPPHMGTDGGYYPPLVYEDGEKVDNDLMEKLWRTSIELEYNHKWQEGDLLLVDNVQVSHGRQPWSEGDRVILVSMWDNGITPEVYKA; via the coding sequence ATGACAGTAGATCAGCCTAATTACCTGGGGATTTATCTGGGCACCCAAATTACACTTTCCCAAGTCGAATTACCACAAAAGCATATTGTCTACGGCAATGAGTTTCCTTACGCTCTTCAATTCAACCATCCTGGAGAACTTTTGGATGACAAGGTggaatttttgaaagatttggctgcaaaggGAACAATCGAAGAGTTATTAACCAAACACGGTGCTGTTTTGTTCAGAGGTGCTGGAAGCGGAGCTTCAGAGACATtttccaaattggtgaCCGGAGTCGAAACTTCCAGAGGACTCAAACCTTTCGAGCAAATTGGTTTGGCTGGTAAGCGACACTTGAGAGCAGAAAATGTTTTCACTGCCAACGAGGGTCCCCAGACAAAGAGATTCTACCAACACAATGAGTATTCAAGATACACTATTTTCCCCAGCAACATTCACTTCTTCTGTCAAAAGGCACCTATGGTCGGAGGGGACACTCCCATTGCTCACTCAGCGGAGTTCTTCCAAAAGGTTCAAGAACGTTATCCCGAAGTAATTGAAAAACTTTCCCAGAAAAAACTCAAGAGCTCACAATTCTACCCCAGCAGACAGGGGAAGATTTCCTTCAAAGGAAACGAATTCTACTGGCAAGATGAAGACGGGTTTGGCCAGTTGATCGAAGAAGGCGACTccgaagaagagaagaaacgGAAAGCCGAGATCATGGTGAGAAAGTTGACCGACGAGTTCGAATGGGCTGAAGACGGAGGATTAACGATTCACCAGTATGTTCCTTGTATCAGAGTCCATCCCAAGACCAATCGTCCAACTTTGTTCAACggacttgttggaagatttggtACCATAAAGGATGTGGGGGCAGCCGAGCCTCCTCACATGGGTACCGATGGTGGATATTACCCTCCTCTTGTCTACGAGGACGGTGAAAAGGTCGATAACGACTTGATGGAAAAGTTGTGGCGAACCTCCATCGAGCTTGAGTACAATCACAAATGGCAAGAAGGAGACCTTCTTTTAGTGGACAACGTCCAGGTGAGTCACGGAAGACAACCATGGTCTGAAGGAGACCGAGTCATCTTGGTCAGTATGTGGGATAATGGGATTACTCCTGAAGTGTATAAGGCCTAG
- a CDS encoding nucleoside-diphosphate-sugar epimerase (COG:V; EggNog:ENOG503NVWR) codes for MPTVFVTGANGYIAQHLVVQLIEKGYSVVGTVRSKEKGESLVANLPKNFQYEVVSDIVKPGAFDEALKKHPEVVGFFHTASPVSMVADDVENDIIRPAIEGTKNVLSAVQQFGTNVKRFVYTSSNAAIVSPTDNKDSVVTEESWCNLGRHEVSIGLPGYKISKTYAEKEVWASSEKSSFTFNIVNPTFVFGPQAFASEAKGTLNFSADLITRLASLKEGDEIPPMVGGFVDVRDVARAHIFAYETELDKTRLYLFEEKFTSQLAVDIIRENFPELASIPKGDPSTALDFGNSPQIDNKKTRALVGPFIGLKQSVIDTVQQVLENN; via the coding sequence ATGCCAACTGTTTTCGTTACAGGAGCTAATGGGTACATTGCCCAACACTTGGTCGTTCAATTGATCGAAAAGGGATACTCTGTCGTTGGTACTGTCAGAAGTAAGGAAAAAGGAGAAAGTTTGGTGGCCAACTTGCCCAAAAATTTCCAATATGAAGTGGTTTCTGATATCGTCAAGCCGGGAGCTTTTGATgaagctttgaaaaaaCACCCTGAAGTGGTAGGTTTTTTCCACACCGCTTCTCCTGTATCTATGGTGGCAGACGATGTGGAGAATGATATCATTCGCCCTGCCATTGAAGGTACCAAAAACGTTCTCTCTGCAGTTCAACAGTTTGGCACCAATGTGAAGAGATTTGTCtacacttcttcaaatgccGCCATTGTATCTCCTACTGACAACAAGGATAGTGTGGTGACTGAAGAGTCTTGGTGTAATCTCGGAAGACATGAAGTCAGCATTGGTTTGCCTGGGTacaagatctccaagaCCTACGCTGAAAAGGAGGTTTGGGCGTCTAGTGAAAAGTCAAgtttcaccttcaacattGTTAACCCAACTTTTGTATTTGGACCACAAGCGTTTGCATCTGAAGCCAAAGGAACCTTGAACTTCAGTGCTGATCTTATTACTCGTTTAGCGTCTTTGAAGGAAGGCGATGAGATCCCACCTATGGTAGggggttttgtggatgtcaGAGATGTTGCTAGAGCTCACATATTTGCTTATGAGACTGAACTTGACAAGACCCGGCTCTACTTGTTCGAAGAAAAGTTCACTTCTCAGCTTGCTGTGGATATTATTCGTGAGAACTTCCCTGAACTCGCTTCTATTCCAAAGGGGGACCCTTCCACAGCCCTTGATTTCGGAAATAGTCCTCAGATCGACAATAAGAAGACTAGAGCTTTGGTTGGACCCTTCATTGGCTTGAAGCAATCAGTTATTGACactgttcaacaagtccttgagAATAACTAG
- a CDS encoding uncharacterized protein (MEROPS:MER0000459), producing MNTTSVAGSWSGTCTSAEDAHERYTEFEITEQDGSWYGKRKNRKDSNAQPFKLEWTGANEFKGDMNHWIITTKIGVIGTFDTDFSRLKLDIFGEGMSGLDDYTVHLKKSKDDMAVYTTPFDASTYKYRAPRPGSLASCDAQDVGILPEALESLVQDLASLKGSIDEVKTPRVEAVNVLKNGKLILEEYFWGMDRNSRHIISSCTKSITAILLCIAVDQKQADLEANLADVLESTSSWGDSPPIKVKHLLSMTTGTSTGFEDALELLLSEDIVKTSLNKRRIKEPGSTYQYDNNLPAVIGCYLEMVTGMSVEDFAEKYLFGPLGISNYRWTYMRPLAPTGKRSVLTAGGLYISMNELTKIGLMMIQNGKFDGTAILSPNMVNICTSQHTAKGDYPYGFYWHLHQNSAHYPGMGGFSALGQGEQIVSVFPDKDLVVVVFSASWHSASTSITETLSPHLRSL from the coding sequence ATGAACACAACAAGTGTGGCTGGATCCTGGTCAGGCACTTGCACCAGTGCCGAAGATGCACATGAACGGTATACTGAGTTTGAGATAACAGAACAGGACGGCAGCTGGTATGGGAAACGTAAAAACAGAAAAGATAGTAATGCACAGCccttcaaacttgaatgGACTGGTGCCAACGAGTTCAAAGGAGATATGAACCACTGGATAATTACGACGAAAATTGGAGTAATTGGCACTTTTGACACCGACTTTTCAAGGTTGAAGCTCGATATTTTTGGGGAAGGTATGTCAGGTCTCGATGACTATACAGTTCATCTTAAAAAGAGCAAAGATGATATGGCTGTTTATACTACGCCTTTTGATGCTTCTACATACAAGTACCGAGCACCAAGGCCTGGGAGTTTAGCGTCTTGTGATGCTCAGGACGTGGGGATTTTACCAGAGGCTTTAGAACTGCTTGTACAAGATCTTGCTAGTTTGAAGGGATCTATTGATGAGGTGAAAACTCCTCGGGTTGAAGCGGTGAACGTCCTCAAGAACGGAAAGctcattcttgaagaatactTCTGGGGGATGGACAGAAATTCCCGGCACATAATCTCCTCGTGTACTAAGAGCATCACCGCTATTCTTCTCTGTATTGCAGTTGACCAGAAACAAGCAGACTTGGAAGCCAATTTGGCAGACGTATTGGAATCAACAAGCTCATGGGGAGATTCACCTCCTATTAAGGTCAAGCACCTTCTTTCAATGACTACGGGGACCAGTACGGGTTTTGAGGATGCGCTTGAGTTGCTTCTTTCGGAGGATATAGTCAAGACGTCTTTGAATAAAAGAAGAATTAAAGAACCGGGTTCGACCTACCAGTATGACAACAATCTCCCTGCGGTGATTGGCTGCTACTTGGAGATGGTCACTGGTATGAGTGTGGAAGATTTTGCTGAGAAGTACTTATTTGGCCCATTAGGGATTTCAAACTATAGATGGACGTATATGAGACCTCTTGCTCCAACCGGTAAACGATCTGTATTGACCGCGGGAGGCCTTTACATTAGTATGAAcgagttgaccaagattGGTCTTATGATGATCCAAAACGGAAAATTCGATGGAACCGCCATTCTAAGTCCAAATATGGTAAACATTTGCACCTCTCAACACACCGCCAAGGGAGATTATCCATACGGGTTTTACTGgcatcttcaccaaaataGCGCCCACTATCCCGGAATGGGTGGGTTCTCTGCTTTGGGCCAAGGAGAGCAGATTGTTTCGGTTTTCCCAGacaaggatttggtggtggtggtgttttcaGCGTCATGGCATAgtgcttcaacaagtatcACCGAGACGTTGAGTCCGCATCTCAGGAGTTTATAG